The following proteins are encoded in a genomic region of Magallana gigas chromosome 1, xbMagGiga1.1, whole genome shotgun sequence:
- the LOC105318918 gene encoding uncharacterized protein yields MGKAFFFTACFLFLFAMVQPSAGKAYSSAERRELLREIEQELERSEFFERENKKGDKKEDNSDESTKFNVLDEKDVDPDDPDMRLVLSMGVVVDGVVRHPKGLHADDSKKIKAKNLDRTIETEEEKEKEGKQGEQKRRKRNFGPNWPNWPNGIVPYVFDSSILANRKYFLQAAEIFHNLTCIRWKPRSSEVEAEVGHKGYTLVRSGTSCSAGVGFYGDGEHIINLKEPGCGTVGVAAHEMLHRLGQRHEQSRSDRDRYVQIRWDRIDPDSQYNYYRRLTYNRNPYDIGSVMQYGYGEGRGIELRDKNLLFLEFPGNEVLSFYDIKDVLDQYDCTTHCTSPPDCQNEGYVNVECTCTCPVGFTGTNCDTIITDPDCGGFIHLKENDPSLERDSDVTVISPNYPGPVGQDKICRWAITAPAGYIIKMTIDDLHMSYNPDTLRCYHWLEIQYNLPGQPGVRRCGDIVGETFLTSVDTPTLMIVTMDTKFAGHRVSHKGFKLHFEKEREVCRDNPCVYGVCVPTEAKACQYKCVCQSGYTGEKCDQVIEDAKLKCTFERFEKCFFDNVQQGDDFEWGQGFKHTISKETGPEKAFRGERFLFAEMSLPRVPGNKAILQTTVSLPAKAGCLSFAYNMFGRTVNKLSLYAEGPGSGREVLWSKEGNQGSDWLTETVDITATEGMKLSFEAITGESWDSDVALDEITWEVGQCRNDIFGDCVVVGEEYTGTRDYTRKGVTCQAWSSNTPHQISSTYSNLASESNFCRIADEPSPWCYTMDNGTRWDWCSVPYCFATECTHTLNGKEYTGTVSHTKTGKPCQRWDSQTPHKHKYNHLSMDENYCRNTDGSAGPWCYTMDPDIRWELCDVPKCEKIERKCIMTGRGLDYIGKKSVSQSGKTCLSWASSYLVASMEEDANYCRNPDYSSKPWCYVQGGTGPVKEYCDIPSCADSPCFPNPCKNRGQCMEEGTSYSCSCLNGFSGENCEIQATGPVEEDCKRSGTGYDYTGKVSVTESGRTCQAWSSQTPHSHSLTSPPENYCRNPDNEPAPWCYTTDPNKRWELCNISDCETPPLECLPNNDPKGKKYFGTMSVAKTGDPCQRWDSQTPHEHSFDKLSDQENYCRNSDGDNAPWCYTTNKDNRWEYCAIPHC; encoded by the exons gatGTCGATCCCGATGATCCAGATATGCGGCTTGTTCTTAGCATGGGAGTTGTCGTGGACGGTGTTGTTAGACAC cCAAAGGGACTACACGCTGATGACTCCAAAAAGATCAAAGCAAAGAACTTAGACAGAACTATTGAAACTGAGgaagaaaaagagaaagagGGAAAACAGGGAGAACAG aaacgcaGGAAAAGAAACTTTGGACCTAATTGGCCAAACTGGCCAAATGGGATAGTACCGTATGTGTTTGATTCAAGTATAC TTGCCAACAGAAAGTATTTTCTCCAAGCGGCTGAGATTTTTCATAACTTGACCTGTATTCGATGGAAGCCGAGATCGTCGGAAGTTGAAGCTGAAGTGGGACACAAAGGATACACACTCGTCAGAAG TGGGACAAGCTGCAGTGCCGGTGTTGGTTTCTATGGGGACGGTGAACATATAATCAACTTGAAAGAGCCTGGGTGTGGAACG GTTGGTGTAGCAGCTCATGAAATGTTACATCGGCTAGGACAAAGGCATGAACAGAGTCGTAGTGATCGGGATCGGTATGTACAAATTAGATGGGACAGAATTGATCCCGACTCCCAATACAACTATTATCGACGATTAACGTACAACAGAAACCCGTATGATATCGGGAGTGTAATGCAATAT ggaTATGGTGAAGGACGAGGCATTGAATTAAGAGATAAGAATTTGCTATTTTTGGAATTCCCCGGCAATGAAGTGCTGTCTTTTTATGACATCAAAGATGTATTAGATCAATATGATTGCACAA CTCACTGTACATCTCCCCCGGATTGTCAAAACGAAGGGTATGTCAATGTGGAATGCACGTGTACTTGTCCCGTGGGATTTACTGGAACCAATTGTGATACAATCATCACAGATCCTG ATTGTGGCGGATTTATACATCTTAAGGAAAACGATCCTTCCCTTGAACGAGATAGTGATGTCACTGTCATTTCGCCAAATTACCCGGGCCCAGTTGGTCAGGACAAAATCTGTAGATGGGCAATAACG gCGCCTGCTGGTTACATCATCAAGATGACGATAGACGACCTCCACATGTCCTATAACCCGGATACACTCCGCTGTTACCACTGGCTGGAGATTCAATACAACCTGCCTGGCCAACCAGGAGTGAG GCGTTGTGGTGACATTGTTGGTGAAACATTCCTAACATCAGTGGACACTCCCACATTGATGATTGTTACCATGGATACGAAATTCGCTGGACACAGAGTCTCGCACAAAGGATTTAAACTTCACTTTGAAAAGGAAAGAGAAG TTTGCAGAGACAACCCTTGCGTGTACGGTGTGTGTGTTCCAACTGAAGCTAAGGCTTGTCAGTATAAGTGTGTCTGTCAGTCCGGTTACACAGGAGAGAAGTGTGATCAAGTGATTG AGGATGCAAAACTGAAATGCACATTTGAAAGATTCGAGAAATGTTTCTTCGACAATGTTCAGCAAGGAGATGACTTTGAATGGGGACAGGGCTTT AAACACACCATTTCGAAAGAGACGGGACCAGAAAAAGCTTTCCGGGGAGAGCGCTTCCTGTTTGCTGAAATGTCGTTACCAAGAGTTCCTGGCAACAAAGCCATTCTACAGACAACTGTGTCACTTCCAG CCAAAGCTGGTTGCCTTTCATTTGCATACAATATGTTTGGTCGCACCGTCAATAAGCTGTCGTTATACGCCGAGGGACCAGGCTCAGGCAGAGAAGTTCTGTGGTCAAAGGAAGGTAACCAAGGTTCCGATTGGTTGACTGAGACAGTGGATATCACGGCGACCGAAGGCATGAAG TTGTCCTTCGAGGCCATAACCGGAGAATCTTGGGACAGTGACGTTGCATTAGATGAGATCACGTGGGAAGTTGGTCAATGTA GAAATGACATTTTCGGTGACTGTGTGGTTGTTGGGGAAGAATATACAGGGACACGTGACTACACTAGGAAGGGTGTGACTTGCCAAGCCTGGTCCTCTAATACACCTCATCAGATTTCGTCAA CATACTCCAACCTGGCATCAGAGTCGAATTTTTGCCGTATAGCTGATGAGCCCAGCCCTTGGTGTTACACAATGGACAATGGTACTCGGTGGGACTGGTGCAGTGTACCGTACTGCT TTGCAACAGAGTGCACCCATACTCTAAACGGTAAGGAGTATACGGGGACTGTTAGCCACACCAAGACCGGTAAACCTTGTCAGAGGTGGGACTCTCAGACTCCCCACAAACACAAGTATAATCACTTGTCAATGGATGAAAATTACTGTAGGAACACGGACGGAAGTGCAGGACCGTGGTGTTACACCATGGACCCTGATATACGCTGGGAGCTCTGTGATGTACCAAAATGtg AAAAGATTGAGAGAAAATGCATAATGACAGGAAGAGGACTGGACTACATTGGAAAGAAGAGTGTCTCTCAAAGCGGAAAAACCTGTCTCTCTTGGGCAAGCT CATATCTGGTGGCATCGATGGAAGAGGATGCTAACTACTGCAGAAATCCGGACTACTCGTCCAAACCATGGTGTTACGTTCAAGGAGGGACCGGACCTGTAAAAGAATACTGTGACATTCCGTCTTGTG CTGATTCTCCATGTTTCCCAAATCCTTGCAAAAACAGAGGTCAGTGCATGGAGGAGGGTACCTCATACTCCTGCTCTTGTTTGAATGGATTTTCGGGCGAGAACTGCGAGATACAAGCAACtg gTCCTGTTGAAGAAGACTGCAAAAGATCGGGAACTGGTTACGATTATACAGGGAAGGTTAGCGTAACAGAATCTGGGAGAACGTGTCAGGCATGGAGTTCTCAGACCCCGCATTCACACTCCCTGACCAGTCCTCCAGAAAACTATTGCAGGAACCCGGATAATGAACCCGCTCCTTGGTGCTACACTACAGATCCGAACAAGCGCTGGGAACTCTGCAACATTTCAGATTGTG AAACGCCTCCTTTGGAATGCCTTCCGAACAATGACCCCAAGGGTAAAAAATACTTTGGAACTATGAGCGTGGCAAAGACGGGGGACCCGTGTCAGCGCTGGGACTCTCAAACTCCCCACGAACACAGCTTTGATAAACTGTCTGATCAAGAAAACTACTGTAGGAATTCGGACGGTGACAACGCCCCCTGGTGTTATACGACGAATAAAGACAACCGATGGGAGTACTGCGCTATTCCACATTGTTAA
- the LOC117688622 gene encoding uncharacterized protein gives MSADKQEDKSADKEEREVKREIKFTEKGLKNFETLCKENGKLIDRAWSSVEDSILSIQDSEKDVKSLRKLDNDIRVVFEEYTERVNVYGECLRRVKNELARKEEEKLKAYYTRASQLVENALEEIKNLRMDLVENASHISTTSSSERRRRGEQKLEYLKKEAELQKEKLKLEQEEITHKAEAARKKQEVEINLNLLKQESAVMMDEEDEEDDVSLSVTTDNRKDRTRRYVENLNSHDNDIEREDADLRTPIPAESVPIPTPYRPSYIQRQHFADNSAAHFPVDHVDPLSNTVDIQNTQTQMSSADSHLSELTLFLMRKQLVPERFSNFDDKVESYNSWKSSFQSIVAELKVLKFEELELLINRLSGRSKEVATSIRNANPGDADRAVKLIWERLDEMYGRPELIESSLRSQLENFRQIGSSENSRLYDLLNILIKIESLKTNPQFATSLAYYDSSSGVNPIINQQFLLIRTDPYVLLVQSRKSEVTDPGRVDPNRCPYHKADHSIHDCYGFRAKPLTERKNFLQSRNICTRCCLSTQHLPKDCQVRIQCKICGYSNHATALHVDKVSSWSPSIHGGEGIRNSFTQPHSSGPGQANLPSTSKVSTSSTVTSKCTTFCGDRFQGKSCSKTFLVDVFHDNNPNNVHRIYVIVDDQCNQTLASPELLDILNISSVPTKFTLTTCSRKTAMYGRNVLGLKVRSIDKNVTLDLPSTLECKDIPNDLSEIPTPEIAESYHHLSVITSKIPEFDPDSKVHLLIGRDLLEAHHVEEQILGPRGAPFAQKLVLGWAIIGEVCLGRIHQRTSLNVKKVSVLNDGRVTCNELCPNHLHIKEQISTSNSLVCARDFRGDNVFTKTPDDDQVGLSVEDRLFLKLMDKTFKKDEEGYWTTPLPFRQLPEYLPNDKPQAFHRAQILHTNLQRDHVKKEQFVTFMRKVLDSGAAEVAPSSSNAVCWYLPLFGVRHPRKPEQIRGVFDSSAVHEGISLNSLLMSGPDMVNSLLGILLRFRKDEVAITADIEQMFYRFRVDEDHRDFLRFYWYRENDPDDILVEYRMRAHVFGNSPSPAIATYGIRKTVENADEDVKDFVNRNFYVDDGLISLPDEASAIDLMKRTQSAMKSDGRLRLHKITSNKLAVMEAFDPSDHGEQLKEFDDDDLVHRSLGLCWNLKDDTFRFTVPVKEKPFTRRGLLSTVNSLFDPIGFITPITISGKILLREATPPGVDWDEPLPSSYLQKWTEWQSSLQSLIEVAIPRMLSHVSVSLAKTAEVHIFCDASEKAIGASAYIKVEDDQGRNSVRFLMGKGKLAPPRGHTIPRLELCGAVLATELAEIISIQLDIPLDSMHYYTDSKVVLGYISNRTRRFYTYVSNRVDRILKISTADQWKYVPTDKNPADSCTRCITSVIDIMQLPWIIGPQWLSNTSTSECTGTSEYFPLIEPDYDAEVRPLMTNITTNHLSPVPACLGTKRFERFSSWKSQVSAIASLQRIVRNRRDGYHDTKPISQCDALRKAEILILKETQQAHFTTDIKCLANDKPLAKNSSIATLSPYLDENGLLRVGGRINRAAGQIPAREVNPIILPKASHVSTLLIRHFHEQTKHQGRLITEGALRTGGYWLIGAKRLISSLIHKCVTCRKLRRSLETQKMADVPTDRITPGPPFTSVGIDAFGPWQVATRKTRGGAANSKRWGIIFTRLFCRAVHIEIVEERSSSSFINAFRRFLAIRGPVKFIHSDRGSNFIGAAEEMKMNTVKVEEGPVQEFLRNSGITWIFNVPHASHMGGIWERMIGMTRKILDSMLLESRSKPLTHETLATFLCEVCAIINSRPIVPISTDPEMPMILSPSMLLTGKVDFLPVVSDSLNLPDIYRAQWKHVQVLADIFWRHWRREYLSILQTRRKWKHEHRNLNPDDVVLIRDSSEHRNNWPVGVVSRVFKSEDDLVRKVEVRTIRDGKPTFYTRPVQELVVLLE, from the exons ATGTCAGCAGATAAACAAGAAGATAAGTCAGCAGACAAAGAAGAAAGAGAAGTTAAACGTGAAATTAAGTTTACAGAGAAAGGTTTAAAGAACTTTGAAACACTGTGTAAGGAAAATGGAAAACTTATAGACAGAGCCTGGAGTTCtgttgaagattctattcttagTATACAAGATAGTGAGAAAGATGTGAAATCTTTACGAAAACTCGACAATGACATTCGTGTTGTGTTTGAGGAATATACAGAAAGAGTCAATGTGTATGGAGAATGTTTACGCAGAGTTAAAAATGAACTTGCAAGAAAAGAAGAAGAGAAACTGAAAGCATATTATACAAGAGCGTCACAACTTGTAGAAAACGCTTtagaagaaataaagaatttaagAATGGACCTGGTGGAAAATGCATCACATATTTCTACTACTTCAAGTTcagaaagaagaagaagaggagAGCAGAAATTAGAATACCTGAAGAAGGAAGCAGAACTTCAGAAAGAAAAGCTGAAATTAGAACAGGAAGAAATTACCCACAAAGCGGAAGCAGCAAGAAAGAAACAAGAAGTAGAGATAAATCTGAATCTACTCAAACAAGAAAGTGCTGTGATGATGGATGAAGAGGACGAAGAGGATGATGTGTCGTTATCTGTTACAACAGACAATAGAAAGGACCGAACTAGAAGATATGTTGAAAACTTGAACTCACATGATAATGACATTGAACGTGAAGATGCAGACCTTCGTACTCCGATTCCTGCCGAAAGTGTTCCAATTCCCACACCTTATCGCCCGTCTTATATCCAGCGACAACATTTTGCAGACAACAGTGCAGCTCATTTTCCTGTTGATCATGTTGATCCTCTGTCAAATACAGTTGATATACAGAACACTCAAACCCAGATGTCATCTGCAGACTCACATTTGTCAGAGTTGACATTATTCCTCATGCGAAAACAGCTTGTTCCAGAAAGATTCTCTAATTTCGACGATAAAGTTGAATCGTATAATTCTTGGAAATCTTCATTTCAAAGCATTGTGGCTGAACTAAAagtgttaaaatttgaagaGCTTGAATTGCTCATAAACCGTCTCTCAGGAAGGTCGAAGGAAGTGGCCACCAGCATCCGTAATGCCAACCCTGGTGATGCCGACCGTGCTGTCAAACTGATATGGGAACGATTAGACGAGATGTATGGTAGACCTGAACTGATTGAGTCTTCGCTGCGTTCACAATTAGAGAACTTTCGACAAATAGGTTCGAGTGAAAATAGTAGACTATACGACCTACTGAACATTTTAATCAAGATTGAATCGTTGAAAACAAACCCCCAGTTTGCCACAAGCTTAGCCTATTATGATTCATCTTCAGGAGTGAACCCCATTATCA ACCAGCAGTTCCTGCTAATAAGAACAGACCCGTACGTACTCCTCGTGCAAAGTCGTAAATCAGAGGTGACTGACCCTGGACGAGTTGATCCGAACCGGTGTCCTTATCACAAGGCTGATCACAGCATACATGACTGTTATGGTTTTCGTGCAAAGCCACTTACTGAGAGAAAAAACTTTTTACAAAGCAGAAACATTTGCACAAGATGTTGTTTGTCAACCCAACACTTACCTAAGGACTGTCAAGTGAGAATTCAGTGCAAAATCTGCGGGTATTCCAACCATGCCACAGCACTACATGTGGATAAAGTTTCATCTTGGAGCCCAAGCATTCATGGCGGGGAGGGAATTCGCAACTCCTTTACACAACCACACTCCTCTGGACCTGGCCAAGCAAACTTACCTTCAACGTCCAAGGTTTCGACAAGTAGTACTGTGACATCAAAGTGTACGACTTTCTGCGGGGACAGATTCCAAGGAAAATCTTGCAGCAAAACCTTTCTTGTGGATGTGTTTCATGATAACAACCCGAACAATGTGCACCGTATTTATGTGATCGTGGACGATCAGTGCAATCAGACACTTGCTTCACCCGAACTGTTAGATATCCTGAATATCTCTAGTGTACCTACCAAATTCACCCTAACTACATGTTCAAGAAAGACAGCTATGTATGGCAGAAATGTTCTCGGACTCAAAGTGCGATCTATTGACAAGAACGTTACTTTAGACCTTCCATCTACTCTCGAATGCAAGGACATACCTAACGATTTATCTGAAATCCCAACACCGGAGATTGCAGAATCCTATCATCATCTTAGTGTTATCACATCTAAGATTCCTGAGTTTGATCCAGACTCAAAAGTTCACTTACTTATTGGCAGAGATCTACTGGAAGCCCATCATGTTGAAGAGCAAATCCTTGGACCCCGCGGAGCACCGTTCGCACAGAAACTCGTTCTTGGTTGGGCCATTATTGGCGAAGTCTGTCTTGGGAGGATTCATCAGAGAACGTCCCTTAACGTGAAGAAAGTCTCAGTTTTGAATGACGGTAGAGTGACATGCAATGAACTTTGTCCAAATCATTTGCATATCAAAGAACAGATTTCAACTTCTAACAGTTTAGTTTGTGCTCGTGACTTTCGGGGTGATAATGTATTCACAAAGACGCCTGACGATGACCAAGTTGGTTTATCAGTTGAGGATCGTTTGTTCCTAAAGCTTATGGAcaaaactttcaaaaaggaCGAGGAAGGTTATTGGACAACCCCTCTGCCCTTTAGACAACTTCCTGAATACTTACCCAACGACAAACCACAAGCATTTCACCGAGCCCAAATACTTCATACAAACTTGCAAAGAGATCATGTTAAGAAAGAACAGTTTGTGACATTCATGCGTAAAGTACTGGACAGTGGAGCAGCAGAAGTGGCTCCTTCGTCTTCAAATGCAGTTTGTTGGTATCTACCGTTATTTGGAGTTCGCCACCCGAGAAAGCCAGAACAAATTAGAGGTGTTTTTGATTCATCTGCTGTTCATGAAGGTATCTCACTCAACAGCCTTCTTATGTCTGGTCCAGACATGGTTAACAGCCTATTAGGAATCCTACTTCGCTTCAGGAAGGATGAAGTGGCAATTACTGCGGACATTGAACAAATGTTCTACCGTTTTCGGGTGGATGAGGACCATCGGGACTTCCTACGTTTTTATTGGTACAGAGAGAATGATCCTGACGACATCCTTGTTGAATACAGAATGCGTGCACACGTATTTGGCAATAGTCCATCGCCTGCCATAGCAACTTACGGAATCCGCAAGACAGTAGAGAATGCTGATGAAGATGTGAAGGACTTTGTGAATCGTAACTTTTATGTTGACGACGGACTCATTTCCTTGCCTGATGAAGCCAGCGCTATCGACCTCATGAAACGCACCCAGTCAGCCATGAAGTCAGATGGTAGATTAAGACTACACAAAATTACCTCTAATAAACTGGCAGTGATGGAAGCATTTGATCCAAGTGACCATGGTGAACAACTCAAGGAGTTTGACGACGACGATTTGGTCCATAGAAGCCTTGGTCTCTGTTGGAACCTGAAAGATGACACATTTAGATTTACAGTGCCTGTGAAGGAAAAGCCATTCACTCGACGTGGTCTATTGTCAACGGTGAATAGTTTATTTGACCCCATAGGATTTATAACACCCATTACTATAAGTGGAAAGATCCTCCTTCGAGAAGCAACACCCCCTGGTGTAGACTGGGATGAACCCTTACCCTCCAGTTACCTTCAGAAGTGGACAGAGTGGCAGTCTTCACTTCAGAGCTTAATAGAAGTCGCCATACCACGGATGTTATCGCACGTGTCTGTGAGCCTAGCCAAGACTGCTGAAGTTCATATATTTTGCGATGCATCTGAAAAAGCTATTGGAGCATCAGCATATATTAAAGTGGAAGATGACCAAGGCCGCAACAGCGTTAGGTTCTTGATGGGCAAGGGCAAGCTAGCCCCACCTAGAGGTCACACTATTCCACGCTTAGAGCTCTGTGGAGCTGTTCTGGCAACAGAACTTGCAGAAATAATATCCATACAGCTAGACATCCCATTGGACTCTATGCATTATTACACAGACAGCAAAGTTGTGCTGGGATATATCAGCAATCGTACTCGTCGTTTTTATACGTATGTGAGTAATAGAGTGGACCGCATTCTGAAAATCTCCACTGCTGATCAATGGAAGTATGTTCCTACAGACAAGAATCCTGCCGATTCCTGCACCAGATGTATCACTTCAGTCATTGATATCATGCAGCTTCCTTGGATAATTGGCCCACAGTGGCTAAGCAATACAAGTACATCAGAATGCACTGGTACCTCGGAGTATTTTCCACTCATTGAACCTGATTATGATGCGGAAGTTAGGCCACTGATGACAAATATCACCACCAACCATCTTTCCCCGGTGCCTGCTTGTCTCGGAACAAAGCGCTTTGAGCGTTTTTCTAGCTGGAAGTCTCAGGTTTCCGCAATCGCATCTCTTCAACGCATAGTTCGGAATCGACGTGATGGATATCATGACACCAAACCCATTAGCCAGTGTGATGCTCTTAGAAAAGCTGAGATTCTCATTCTGAAGGAAACTCAGCAAGCACACTTTACTACAGACATTAAATGCCTGGCCAATGATAAACCTCTAGCAAAGAACAGCAGTATTGCGACACTTTCACCCTATCTTGATGAGAATGGGCTACTTCGTGTTGGAGGCAGGATCAATCGAGCAGCCGGACAAATACCTGCAAGAGAAGTCAACCCTATCATCCTACCTAAAGCTAGCCACGTTTCCACCTTACTTATTCGTCACTTTCATGAACAAACCAAGCATCAAGGAAGACTTATTACGGAAGGAGCTCTGCGCACAGGAGGATATTGGCTCATTGGCGCCAAACGATTGATTTCTTCTCTCATACACAAGTGCGTGACTTGTCGTAAACTAAGACGCAGTTTAGAAACTCAGAAAATGGCTGATGTTCCTACAGACAGGATAACCCCAGGACCCCCCTTTACATCAGTCGGCATTGATGCCTTTGGACCCTGGCAGGTGGCTACACGCAAAACTCGAGGAGGTGCCGCTAACAGCAAAAGATGGGGAATCATCTTTACACGCCTATTTTGTAGGGCAGTGCATATAGAAATTGTAGAGGAGAGGTCAAGTTCTTCATTTATAAACGCCTTCCGTCGTTTCTTGGCAATCCGTGGCCCTGTGAAGTTTATACACTCTGATAGAGGCTCCAATTTTATCGGAGCAGCTGAAGAAATGAAGATGAATACAGTAAAGGTAGAGGAAGGACCCGTTCAAGAATTCTTGCGCAACTCTGGAATTACTTGGATATTCAATGTTCCTCATGCTTCACATATGGGAGGCATCTGGGAAAGAATGATAGGGATGACCAGAAAGATTTTAGACTCTATGCTACTTGAATCCAGATCCAAACCCCTCACACATGAAACTCTTGCTACCTTTTTATGTGAAGTCTGCGCCATTATTAATTCGCGCCCAATTGTTCCAATATCGACAGACCCAGAGATGCCCATGATTCTTAGTCCGTCCATGCTTCTGACAGGAAAAGTGGATTTCTTACCTGTTGTGTCCGATTCCTTGAATCTTCCAGACATCTATCGAGCGCAATGGAAGCATGTGCAGGTGCTCGCAGATATCTTTTGGCGTCATTGGAGGAGGGAATACCTGAGCATTCTACAAACCCGCCGTAAATGGAAGCATGAACATCGCAACCTGAATCCTGATGATGTTGTACTTATTCGAGATTCTTCGGAGCATCGGAACAATTGGCCAGTAGGCGTTGTCTCGAGAGTTTTTAAGAGTGAAGATGACTTAGTCCGGAAAGTTGAGGTTAGAACCATCCGTGACGGGAAACCTACCTTCTATACCAGACCAGTGCAAGAACTTGTCGTGTTGTTAGAGTAA